Proteins encoded together in one Papaver somniferum cultivar HN1 unplaced genomic scaffold, ASM357369v1 unplaced-scaffold_117, whole genome shotgun sequence window:
- the LOC113329972 gene encoding homeobox-leucine zipper protein HAT4-like, giving the protein MVGMEDLGLSLSLSSTNHHHNLNALQLNLMPTSSPFSHQQQQHHQKSSPWINMEQNLEMYRGETRSFLRGIDVNRMPQKTMISTIDNEEEEGGNSSPNSTLSSLSGKRSLRDLEGGSEENYDMERACSRGISDEEDGGSDTRNSNKKLRLSKDQSALLEDSFKENNTLNPKQKVALAKQLNLRPRQVEVWFQNRRARTKLKQTEVDCEFLKRSCENLAEENRRLRKEVQELRALKMSPQFYMQMTPPTTLTMCPSCERVAASAVDHPPQQHTHQMMSSSPHNHHQRPNSAVNNRFTTVQARSMADRSMLSRV; this is encoded by the exons ATGGTTGGAATGGAAGATTtaggtttgagtttgagtttgagttctacaaaccatcatcataatctaaaTGCATTGCAGTTGAATCTAATGCCTACATCCTCACCATTttctcatcaacaacaacaacaccatcagaAGAGCTCTCCTTGGATCAATATGGAACAAA ATTTAGAGATGTATAGAGGTGAAACAAGATCATTTTTACGTGGGATAGATGTAAATAGAATGCCACAGAAAACAATGATCTCAACAATTGACAATGAGGAGGAAGAAGGAGGTAATTCATCACCAAACAGTACTCTTTCATCTCTAAGTGGGAAGAGGAGTTTAAGAGATCTTGAGGGTGGATCAGAGGAGAATTATGATATGGAAAGAGCCTGTTCCAGAGGaattagtgatgaagaagatggtggtagTGATACAAGAAATAGTAACAAGAAACTCAGATTGTCTAAAGATCAATCTGCTCTGCTTGAAGATAGTTTCAAGGAGAACAATACTCTCAACCCT AAGCAAAAGGTGGCTTTGGCAAAGCAACTAAATCTAAGGCCAAGACAGGTTGAAGTTTGGTTTCAGAATAGAAGGGCACG GACAAAGTTGAAACAAACAGAAGTAGACTGTGAGTTCCTGAAAAGATCTTGTGAGAATTTGGCAGAAGAGAATAGGAGACTGCGGAAAGAAGTACAAGAGCTTAGGGCACTTAAAATGTCACCACAATTCTATATGCAAATGACACCACCAACAACACTTACAATGTGTCCTTCGTGTGAACGTGTCGCAGCATCAGCCGTTGATCATCCACCACAACAACATACTCATCAGATGATGTCGTCGAGTCCACACAACCACCACCAACGTCCGAATTCGGCGGTTAACAATCGTTTCACTACTGTCCAGGCACGATCCATGGCTGATCGTTCAATGTTGTCTAGGGTATGA
- the LOC113329971 gene encoding RNA-binding KH domain-containing protein PEPPER-like translates to MAESQEKKKSSSTSLSVSEQGNDINEEEEGEIQRSAKRNREQGEEARELGEGDSHQSPKRSRINGSSSTSSISCSSFHESVVFRIVVPCWQIGRVIGKQGSRISQIRQHTKANIKIADSISRNEDRAIIISSTNEDNVISEAEKALYHIASVILMETDEYSEPPGIGEAHLVAKTIRLLIAGSQAGCLIGKSGQNIAKIRNLSGATITIMAQNQLPLCASAHESDRVVQISGEVPEVLKSLELIGCELRENPAKKVISIRPVSNSKSNALIQSPGIHLVPNYSISPVVVAPAAPPAHAPGSDMMMEMTILEALAGGFIGKGGSNISRIRNVSGATIKISGPTRDKDHRVIHLSGSSQAVDLARKLVDEYLASQTL, encoded by the exons ATGGCAGAAAGCCAAGAGAAAAAGAAGTCAAGCTCAActtcactttcagtttcagaacaAGGAAATGatattaatgaagaagaagaaggtgaaataCAGCGATCAGCAAAACGAAATCGTGAGCAAGGAGAAGAAGCACGAGAACTGGGTGAGGGCGATTCTCATCAGTCTCCGAAGAGAAGCAGAATAAATGGgtcttcttcaacttcttcaatttcttgttcttcGTTTCATGAGTCTGTAGTATTTAGAATAGTAGTTCCATGTTGGCAAATTGGAAGAGTAATTGGTAAACAAGGTAGTAGAATAAGTCAAATCAGACAGCATACCAAGGCTAATATCAAAATTGCTGATTCTATCTCT AGAAATGAAGATCGTGCTATAATAATAAGTTCAACAAATGAAGATAATGTAATATCTGAAGCGGAGAAAGCTCTTTATCATATTGCCAGTGTCATTCTCATG GAAACTGATGAATATAGTGAGCCCCCTGGAATTGGTGAAGCGCACTTGGTTGCCAAGACGATCCGGCTTTTAATTGCAGGGTCTCAAGCAGGTTGTCTAATTGGGAAGTCAGGTCAGAATATTGCTAAAATACGAAATCTCTCTGGGGCCACCATCACGATTATGGCTCAGAATCAGTTGCCTCTATGTGCATCTGCTCATGAATCTGATCGGGTGGTACAG ATATCAGGTGAAGTCCCTGAAGTATTGAAATCCTTGGAGTTAATTGGCTGTGAACTAAG GGAAAACCCAGCGAAAAAAGTAATATCTATCAGGCCAGTAAGTAATTCTAAATCAAATGCATTGATTCAGTCGCCGGGTATTCATTTAGTACCAAACTATTCAATATCACCAGTAGTTGTGGCTCCGGCTGCACCTCCAGCTCATGCTCCAGGATCAG ACatgatgatggagatgacaaTTTTGGAGGCATTGGCTGGTGGCTTTATAGGCAAGGGTGGGTCCAACATTTCCAGAATAAGAAATGTGTCTGGAGCTACAATAAAG ATTAGCGGACCTACGCGTGATAAAGACCATAGGGTAATTCACCTCAGTGGTAGTAGTCAAGCG GTAGACTTGGCAAGGAAGCTTGTGGACGAATACTTAGCTTCACAAACACTTTAG